A stretch of the Rhinoderma darwinii isolate aRhiDar2 chromosome 3, aRhiDar2.hap1, whole genome shotgun sequence genome encodes the following:
- the KIN gene encoding DNA/RNA-binding protein KIN17 isoform X2: MGKADFLTPKAIANRIKSKGLQKLRWYCQMCQKQCRDENGFKCHCMSESHQRQLLLASENPQQFMDYFSQEFQNEFLELLRRRFGTKRVHNNIVYNEYISHREHVHMNATQWETLTDFTKWLGRDGLCKVDETPKGWYVQYIDRDPETIKRQQELEKKKKQDLDDQERTAKFIEEQVKRGKSEKEEETPVYTELNRENEEEKVVFNLGKGASASGPSSSKASSSLASNALKSAAVTGPVKRKDLTPGQTKEKKKKSALEEIIEMEEKKKKTERTDFWLQPEIVVKIVTKKLGEKYCKKKAVVKEVIDRYTAVVKLIDSGDKLKLDQTHLETVIPAPGPIERSESGHSPL; encoded by the exons ATGGGCAAGGCAGATTTCCTTACACCCAAGGCGATCGCCAACCGTATTAAATCGAAGGGACTACAGAAGTTGCGATGGTACTGCCAGATGTGCCAGAAACAATGTCGGGACGAG AATGGCTTCAAATGTCACTGCATGTCGGAGTCCCACCAGAGGCAGCTGCTTCTTGCATCCGAGAATCCCCAGCAGTTCATGGATTACTTTTCTCA gGAATTCCAGAATGAATTTTTGGAACTTCTTAGAAGACGATTTG gaacaAAGCGGGTACACAATAACATTGTGTACAATGAGTATATCAGTCATAGAGAACATGTCCACATGAATGCCACGCAATGGGAGACCTTGACAGACTTTACAAAGTGGCTGGGCAGAGACG GTTTATGTAAAGTGGATGAAACGCCAAAGGGCTGGTACGTTCAATACATAGATAGGGATCCAGAAACCATCAAAAGACAGCAAGAgctagagaaaaagaaaaaacaagatcTTGATGATCAGGAGAGGACTGCTAAATTTATTGAAGAACAAGTTAAAAGGGGAAAGAGTGAAAAGGAGGAG GAGACTCCTGTCTACACAGAATTAAACAGAGAaaatgaggaagagaaag tGGTATTCAATTTGGGGAAAGGAGCAAGTGCATCAGGACCATCTTCTTCCAAGGCCAG TAGTTCACTAGCATCCAATGCACTGAAATCCGCTGCAGTGACTGGGCCTGTAAAAAGAAAAGATCTTACTCCAGGCCAAAccaaagagaagaaaaagaaatcTGCTCTAGAAGAAATCATTGAG ATGgaagagaagaagaagaaaacaGAGCGAACAGACTTCTGGTTGCAGCCG gaGATCGTGGTGAAAATTGTAACAAAGAAGTTGGGAGAAAAATATTGCAAGAAAAAAGCAGTAGTAAAG GAGGTGATTGATAGATACACAGCAGTAGTGAAGCTTATTGATTCAGGAGACAAACTGAAGTTGGATCAGACACATCTAGAAACTGTTATCCCTGCACCAG GGCCCATTGAAAGGTCGGAAAGTGGACACTCTCCCTTATGA
- the KIN gene encoding DNA/RNA-binding protein KIN17 isoform X1, with translation MGKADFLTPKAIANRIKSKGLQKLRWYCQMCQKQCRDENGFKCHCMSESHQRQLLLASENPQQFMDYFSQEFQNEFLELLRRRFGTKRVHNNIVYNEYISHREHVHMNATQWETLTDFTKWLGRDGLCKVDETPKGWYVQYIDRDPETIKRQQELEKKKKQDLDDQERTAKFIEEQVKRGKSEKEEETPVYTELNRENEEEKVVFNLGKGASASGPSSSKASSSLASNALKSAAVTGPVKRKDLTPGQTKEKKKKSALEEIIEMEEKKKKTERTDFWLQPEIVVKIVTKKLGEKYCKKKAVVKEVIDRYTAVVKLIDSGDKLKLDQTHLETVIPAPGKQVLILNGGYKGHFGVLESINENKFSATIVIDSGPLKGRKVDTLPYEDFSKVA, from the exons ATGGGCAAGGCAGATTTCCTTACACCCAAGGCGATCGCCAACCGTATTAAATCGAAGGGACTACAGAAGTTGCGATGGTACTGCCAGATGTGCCAGAAACAATGTCGGGACGAG AATGGCTTCAAATGTCACTGCATGTCGGAGTCCCACCAGAGGCAGCTGCTTCTTGCATCCGAGAATCCCCAGCAGTTCATGGATTACTTTTCTCA gGAATTCCAGAATGAATTTTTGGAACTTCTTAGAAGACGATTTG gaacaAAGCGGGTACACAATAACATTGTGTACAATGAGTATATCAGTCATAGAGAACATGTCCACATGAATGCCACGCAATGGGAGACCTTGACAGACTTTACAAAGTGGCTGGGCAGAGACG GTTTATGTAAAGTGGATGAAACGCCAAAGGGCTGGTACGTTCAATACATAGATAGGGATCCAGAAACCATCAAAAGACAGCAAGAgctagagaaaaagaaaaaacaagatcTTGATGATCAGGAGAGGACTGCTAAATTTATTGAAGAACAAGTTAAAAGGGGAAAGAGTGAAAAGGAGGAG GAGACTCCTGTCTACACAGAATTAAACAGAGAaaatgaggaagagaaag tGGTATTCAATTTGGGGAAAGGAGCAAGTGCATCAGGACCATCTTCTTCCAAGGCCAG TAGTTCACTAGCATCCAATGCACTGAAATCCGCTGCAGTGACTGGGCCTGTAAAAAGAAAAGATCTTACTCCAGGCCAAAccaaagagaagaaaaagaaatcTGCTCTAGAAGAAATCATTGAG ATGgaagagaagaagaagaaaacaGAGCGAACAGACTTCTGGTTGCAGCCG gaGATCGTGGTGAAAATTGTAACAAAGAAGTTGGGAGAAAAATATTGCAAGAAAAAAGCAGTAGTAAAG GAGGTGATTGATAGATACACAGCAGTAGTGAAGCTTATTGATTCAGGAGACAAACTGAAGTTGGATCAGACACATCTAGAAACTGTTATCCCTGCACCAG GAAAGCAAGTTCTAATTTTAAATGGGGGATACAAAGGACATTTTGGCGTCCTGGAGAGTATAAATGAAAACAAGTTTTCTGCTACGATAGTCATTGACTCT GGCCCATTGAAAGGTCGGAAAGTGGACACTCTCCCTTATGAGGATTTTTCAAAGGTGGCATGA